From the Paenibacillus sp. FSL H8-0548 genome, one window contains:
- a CDS encoding phospholipid carrier-dependent glycosyltransferase — MINKFSRAMITILLLTLLWPASLQAASNLLVNAGFEQVADNAPAQWQQDAYLKEEHITSYTISSSEAHTGTYSAVLENKEANHSRWTQTIKVKPKTTYKLSGYIKTEQIGADATGAHFFVDGVAVAYPEIKDTNGKWAYVHFYAKSGKDQKSITFGASLGGYGSINTGKAYFDDVSVEKVSKAPGGMEVFSLVATETGQAADPDAAVVPVLPLLLIAGLFSLLFAVIYKKLLRQRSWLDEKTHSQGLILAIVFAAALALRLWLAVTNKGYVNDIALFMAWADQAAKQGLGAFYHSEMFVDYPPGYIYILYILGLIKDFLSLDGASNAALLLFKLPAILADLAAAYFIVQAGKKTAGYSVSLGLALLYLFNPAVIVDSAVWGQVDSIFALALVLSIHGLAQNKIERASVWYAIAALIKPQAFIFMPVLLLWFICRKEWKKVAISAIYGFATFIVLALPFFWENGGLSGLFQLYKGTLSSYPYATLNAFNLYTLTNDNWKPITDTWLLFSFQTWGMIFIAAAVALAAFFALRKRDAAASSRVYFIAMVLIAVVYIGVTKMHERYLFPILLLAVLAFLQSLDRRMLSVFLGFSLTNFINITYVLDYSTITTNVPFNGIVLLCSLANIGLLLYLLYIGYDTYISGRIKPVEPLLPSEVEREDHEALSAFKTGAMSRVKQNSNRFVRKDWLWMGAVTLIYAAVSLYQLGEMKGPETAWQPAAVGQSFFVDLGEVKQLDRINSFGGVGTGKYKYEFSQNGTDWDNVMEIDSSHVAVFRWNSQPAALQARYIKLTTVQTGFSMHEIAIYEQGNETPLSIVGIQDEQAKDAKRGSVSLLFDEQQLAKYKATYMNGSYFDEIYHARTASEHIEHIVAYENTHPPLGKIIIAIGIKLFGLNPFGWRIAGTLFGIAMLPLLYLLARRLFKSSLYAGIAAALFAADFMHFTQTRIATIDVYGVFFIMLMFYFMQKYYSLSFYRVKLSVTLLPLFLAGLFFGVGVASKWIVLYGGAGLAVILGLSLFERYREYAAAKRILRKGKELSSLFSKDSLQHIVTVFPRYTIATLAVCLVFYIVVPIAIYALSNIPVLTVMDEGYTLRSLIDYQKHMFSYHSKLVSTHPFASTWWEWPFMKRPVWYYSGDNMAAGMKSTIVAMGNPLIWWAGIFAMAATIWISIKRRDKAMYIIWIAFLAQYVPWMLVSRLTFLYHYFAMVPFIILSLVYMFKVMEEKWPSFKLVRNLFLIGSIVLFVLFYPALSGMTVSSWYVEHVLRWFPSWLF; from the coding sequence ATGATAAATAAGTTTAGTCGCGCTATGATAACCATCCTTCTGCTGACTCTTCTTTGGCCAGCTTCCCTGCAAGCGGCGAGCAATCTGCTCGTTAACGCAGGGTTTGAACAAGTTGCTGACAATGCCCCGGCGCAATGGCAGCAAGACGCTTATTTGAAAGAAGAGCACATCACCTCATACACGATATCGAGCTCAGAAGCCCACACGGGCACGTATTCGGCCGTTCTGGAAAATAAGGAAGCGAACCATTCGCGTTGGACCCAGACCATCAAGGTCAAGCCGAAAACAACCTATAAGCTGTCAGGTTATATTAAAACCGAACAAATCGGCGCAGATGCGACCGGTGCTCACTTTTTCGTAGACGGCGTGGCTGTTGCATATCCCGAAATCAAGGACACGAACGGCAAATGGGCGTATGTCCACTTTTATGCAAAGTCAGGAAAGGATCAGAAGAGCATTACTTTCGGCGCAAGTCTCGGTGGTTATGGAAGCATCAACACCGGGAAGGCCTATTTCGATGATGTCAGCGTGGAGAAAGTATCGAAGGCCCCTGGAGGGATGGAGGTATTCAGCCTTGTTGCAACAGAAACCGGACAAGCTGCCGATCCTGATGCTGCAGTTGTGCCTGTCTTGCCGCTGCTTCTAATCGCTGGACTGTTCAGCCTGCTGTTTGCTGTGATTTATAAGAAGCTTCTGCGGCAAAGGAGCTGGCTGGACGAGAAGACGCATTCGCAGGGGTTAATTCTTGCCATCGTATTTGCCGCCGCACTGGCGCTGCGGCTATGGCTGGCAGTTACGAATAAAGGTTATGTCAACGATATTGCATTGTTTATGGCATGGGCCGATCAGGCTGCAAAGCAGGGGCTTGGCGCCTTTTACCATTCGGAGATGTTTGTAGATTACCCGCCAGGCTATATTTATATTCTATATATTCTCGGTTTGATCAAGGACTTTCTCTCATTAGACGGTGCCTCAAACGCTGCGCTGCTGCTGTTTAAGCTGCCAGCCATATTGGCGGATCTTGCCGCTGCTTATTTTATCGTGCAGGCGGGCAAAAAAACAGCAGGATATTCGGTATCGCTAGGACTGGCTTTGCTGTACTTATTCAATCCAGCAGTAATTGTGGATTCGGCGGTATGGGGGCAGGTTGATTCGATTTTCGCGCTTGCACTCGTGCTGTCCATTCACGGCCTTGCACAGAATAAGATTGAGCGCGCTTCGGTGTGGTACGCAATTGCAGCGCTTATAAAGCCGCAAGCGTTTATATTCATGCCCGTGCTGCTGCTTTGGTTTATTTGCCGGAAGGAATGGAAGAAAGTTGCCATTAGCGCCATATACGGCTTTGCAACGTTTATTGTGCTCGCGCTTCCGTTCTTCTGGGAAAATGGCGGGTTATCGGGCCTTTTTCAGCTCTATAAAGGAACCCTGTCGTCTTATCCGTATGCTACTTTAAATGCGTTCAACCTTTATACGCTTACCAATGATAATTGGAAGCCGATTACGGACACTTGGCTTTTATTCTCATTTCAGACATGGGGCATGATTTTTATAGCTGCTGCTGTCGCTTTGGCTGCTTTCTTCGCACTGAGAAAGCGTGATGCTGCGGCGTCGAGCCGGGTGTATTTTATCGCTATGGTTCTGATTGCGGTCGTATATATCGGCGTGACCAAAATGCATGAGCGTTACTTGTTCCCTATTCTTCTGCTCGCAGTGCTGGCATTCCTGCAATCGTTAGACAGAAGGATGCTGTCTGTGTTTTTGGGATTCAGCCTCACAAACTTTATCAACATCACCTATGTGCTCGATTACAGCACGATTACGACGAATGTCCCATTTAATGGAATCGTGCTGCTGTGCTCACTGGCAAATATCGGGTTGCTGCTATACTTGCTTTATATCGGATATGATACTTATATAAGCGGAAGGATCAAACCCGTTGAGCCGCTGCTTCCAAGCGAAGTCGAGAGGGAGGATCACGAAGCATTATCCGCCTTCAAGACCGGAGCCATGTCACGTGTGAAGCAAAATTCGAATCGCTTTGTCCGCAAGGATTGGTTGTGGATGGGTGCAGTCACGCTTATCTATGCTGCCGTTTCACTTTACCAGCTAGGCGAAATGAAAGGCCCTGAAACCGCATGGCAGCCTGCAGCGGTCGGACAAAGCTTTTTCGTTGATTTAGGCGAGGTAAAGCAGCTCGATCGTATCAACAGCTTTGGCGGTGTAGGAACAGGCAAATACAAATATGAATTCAGTCAAAACGGTACCGACTGGGATAACGTCATGGAGATCGACAGCAGTCATGTTGCTGTATTTAGATGGAACAGTCAGCCAGCAGCGCTGCAGGCGCGTTATATCAAGCTGACGACGGTTCAGACCGGATTCTCTATGCACGAAATAGCGATTTATGAGCAAGGCAATGAAACTCCGCTTTCCATTGTGGGCATTCAGGATGAACAGGCGAAGGATGCTAAGAGAGGCAGCGTTTCATTGTTGTTCGACGAGCAGCAGCTTGCCAAATATAAGGCGACGTATATGAACGGCTCTTATTTTGACGAGATTTACCATGCGAGAACGGCGTCTGAACATATTGAGCATATTGTAGCTTATGAAAATACACATCCACCGCTCGGAAAAATTATTATTGCCATCGGCATTAAGCTGTTTGGACTGAATCCATTTGGCTGGCGCATAGCGGGCACGTTATTTGGCATTGCGATGCTGCCTTTATTGTATCTGCTCGCTAGAAGGCTGTTTAAAAGCAGCTTGTACGCAGGAATTGCCGCAGCCTTGTTCGCTGCAGATTTTATGCATTTTACACAGACGAGAATAGCGACTATTGATGTTTATGGCGTATTTTTCATTATGCTGATGTTCTATTTCATGCAAAAATATTATTCCTTAAGTTTTTACCGGGTTAAGCTGAGCGTCACGCTTCTTCCGTTGTTTTTGGCAGGGCTGTTTTTCGGAGTGGGGGTTGCATCCAAGTGGATTGTGCTCTATGGAGGAGCGGGACTCGCGGTTATACTCGGATTATCGTTATTTGAGCGTTATCGTGAGTATGCTGCGGCCAAACGTATTCTCCGTAAGGGCAAGGAGCTAAGCTCGTTGTTCAGCAAAGACAGTCTGCAGCATATCGTAACCGTCTTTCCTCGGTATACGATTGCTACGCTCGCGGTTTGTCTCGTGTTTTATATCGTCGTTCCAATCGCTATTTATGCGTTGTCCAACATTCCAGTGCTGACCGTCATGGATGAAGGCTATACGCTGAGGAGCTTAATTGATTATCAGAAGCATATGTTCAGCTATCATAGCAAGCTTGTATCGACACATCCATTTGCCTCTACCTGGTGGGAATGGCCGTTTATGAAGAGGCCAGTCTGGTATTATTCAGGCGATAATATGGCAGCAGGCATGAAATCAACCATTGTTGCAATGGGCAATCCGCTTATTTGGTGGGCTGGAATTTTTGCAATGGCGGCAACGATTTGGATCAGTATTAAGCGAAGAGACAAAGCGATGTATATCATTTGGATCGCTTTCCTTGCTCAATACGTTCCTTGGATGCTCGTTTCTAGACTTACGTTCCTTTATCATTACTTTGCAATGGTTCCGTTTATTATTTTGAGCTTAGTTTATATGTTCAAAGTAATGGAAGAGAAATGGCCGAGCTTTAAGCTCGTGCGAAATCTTTTCTTGATCGGCTCGATTGTATTGTTTGTTCTATTTTACCCTGCACTCTCTGGCATGACTGTATCCAGCTGGTATGTTGAGCATGTTCTACGCTGGTTTCCAAGTTGGCTATTTTAA
- a CDS encoding glycosyltransferase family 2 protein, giving the protein MADVGIVMPVYTQDSRLFRRAIRSILNQRYRNFKLLIVIDGVTPNVLQIARFYARRDKRVRVIPRKENQGTATALNVGFEILQSMPRIKYLTWVSSDNYYYRNFVGVLRNKLKYSPPNVGLAYGSFGLIRGGRRLDTTKTWLIWQDQPKERLVDFYFIGYSFMYKKEYSMQIAGWQYTPVEDYDYFLRLTEICDMVYVPKILMDFMLTTPHSNSVQIENNIEKKRNRRYIMYHVMHQARLRRNISPLVTVIMYGSEGSASFTQILETLYESNISNYKVLLFDVTPDQSIIPIIADNPDSRTKYFWIPNGTREQVIAEGLKQADTPYFMLYRTEEPLPDIYHLDKMLYSIPIANYDPSSPQFLQLYHTGSIVPT; this is encoded by the coding sequence ATGGCAGATGTAGGTATAGTTATGCCTGTGTATACACAAGACAGCAGGTTGTTTAGGAGAGCGATACGATCCATTCTGAATCAAAGATACAGAAATTTTAAATTGCTTATCGTAATTGACGGCGTTACGCCTAACGTTCTCCAAATTGCTAGATTCTACGCTCGCAGGGATAAGCGGGTTCGAGTCATTCCAAGGAAAGAAAACCAAGGCACCGCGACCGCCCTGAACGTTGGTTTTGAAATTTTGCAAAGCATGCCGAGAATCAAATATTTAACATGGGTTTCAAGTGATAATTACTATTATCGCAATTTTGTCGGCGTTCTGCGGAATAAGCTCAAATATTCCCCTCCGAATGTCGGACTCGCTTATGGAAGCTTCGGCTTAATCAGGGGCGGAAGAAGACTAGATACGACGAAAACCTGGTTGATCTGGCAGGACCAGCCAAAAGAAAGACTCGTCGATTTCTATTTCATCGGCTACTCTTTCATGTACAAAAAAGAATATTCAATGCAAATCGCAGGCTGGCAGTATACGCCTGTTGAGGACTATGACTACTTCCTGCGCCTTACCGAAATTTGCGATATGGTTTATGTTCCAAAGATTCTCATGGATTTCATGCTTACAACGCCACACAGCAATTCGGTGCAGATCGAGAACAACATCGAAAAGAAACGCAACCGCCGCTACATCATGTACCATGTTATGCACCAAGCACGCTTACGGAGAAATATTAGTCCGCTCGTGACGGTTATCATGTATGGATCGGAAGGTTCGGCATCATTCACGCAAATTCTTGAAACGCTATATGAATCGAATATTTCAAACTACAAAGTATTGCTATTTGACGTAACCCCCGACCAATCTATCATTCCTATTATTGCGGATAACCCCGACTCCCGCACCAAATATTTCTGGATACCAAACGGAACGAGGGAGCAGGTCATCGCAGAAGGATTGAAGCAGGCCGATACCCCGTATTTCATGCTCTACCGCACAGAGGAGCCGCTGCCGGACATCTATCATCTCGATAAAATGCTCTACAGCATCCCCATCGCAAATTATGATCCGTCATCGCCCCAGTTTCTACAGCTGTATCATACCGGCTCAATTGTCCCGACATGA
- a CDS encoding NAD-dependent epimerase/dehydratase family protein, whose amino-acid sequence MRNILVTGSNGFIGKNLIEGLLQLPDAAVLSCSRSTSSEELQQQLSKADVIYHLAGINRPERPEDYRGNVELMQRIIDGLNAMTNRPRIIFASTIHAAADNPYGRSKKEAEDLLIQYAKETSTAIHICRLPNLFGKWCKPEYNSVVATFCHHISRDLEISISNPDQQVELAYIDHVIERFMALLAQDEPTEDVYCNIETTFSVTLKALADQIYDFKAIRTHSILPNLSDPFTKYLYSTYLSYLDRSDFAYALQTFHDHRGSLFETVKSPYAGQLFVSTTVKGVERGHHYHNTKVEKFCVIKGKAVVKFRHIFEQDSFSYTLSDEKIMILDIPPGYTHAIENVTDGELIVLFWANEIFDGNKPDTYGSKV is encoded by the coding sequence ATGAGAAATATTCTGGTTACAGGCTCTAATGGGTTTATTGGCAAAAATCTGATAGAAGGATTATTACAGCTGCCGGATGCGGCTGTGCTATCGTGCAGCAGAAGCACAAGCAGCGAGGAGCTTCAGCAGCAATTGTCAAAGGCGGATGTCATTTATCATTTGGCGGGTATTAATCGGCCTGAGCGGCCGGAGGATTACCGTGGCAATGTTGAACTGATGCAGCGAATCATAGATGGATTGAACGCAATGACCAACAGGCCAAGGATCATATTTGCATCGACCATCCATGCAGCAGCCGACAATCCTTATGGGAGAAGCAAAAAGGAAGCTGAGGATTTACTGATTCAATATGCGAAAGAGACTTCGACAGCCATTCATATATGCAGGCTTCCGAATTTGTTCGGCAAATGGTGCAAACCGGAATACAACTCCGTTGTCGCTACTTTTTGTCATCATATATCCAGAGACTTAGAGATCAGCATCTCGAATCCCGATCAGCAGGTTGAGCTTGCTTATATCGATCACGTCATAGAGCGGTTCATGGCTTTGCTCGCACAGGATGAACCGACTGAGGATGTGTATTGCAATATAGAAACTACCTTTTCTGTCACGTTAAAGGCTTTGGCTGACCAAATCTATGATTTTAAAGCGATACGCACGCATTCAATCCTTCCCAATTTGTCGGATCCGTTTACGAAGTATTTATACTCCACTTATTTGTCCTATTTGGACCGCTCCGATTTCGCCTATGCTCTCCAAACCTTTCATGATCATAGAGGAAGCTTGTTCGAAACCGTTAAATCTCCCTACGCCGGACAGCTTTTTGTGTCGACAACAGTAAAAGGAGTGGAGAGAGGGCATCATTATCACAATACAAAGGTTGAGAAGTTTTGCGTCATTAAAGGGAAGGCAGTGGTGAAGTTCAGACATATATTCGAACAGGATTCCTTTTCCTACACGCTGTCAGACGAAAAAATAATGATTTTGGATATTCCGCCTGGTTACACTCATGCGATCGAAAACGTTACAGACGGTGAATTGATTGTGTTGTTCTGGGCAAATGAAATATTTGACGGAAACAAGCCTGATACGTACGGGAGCAAGGTATAA
- the wecB gene encoding UDP-N-acetylglucosamine 2-epimerase (non-hydrolyzing): MNKLKVMTILGTRPEIIRLASVIKACDLYFDHVFVHTGQNWDPQLNDVFFEDLQLRKPDYYLNVVGKNLGETIGNVISHSYDLMVQVRPDAVLLLGDTNSALSAISAKRLKVPIYHMEAGNRCFDQNVPEETNRRIVDHISDVNLPYTEHSRRYLLAEGVRKEHIFVTGSPLPEVFAQFKHEVDNRDILSQLGLEQQKYIVLSAHREENLDIDERFTSLIEGINYVAENLQLPVIYSAHPRSLKKLQDKQLQLHPLVRIHQPFGFLDYNHLQQHAYCVLSDSGTLSEESAILNFPGVLIRTSTERPEVLDKGTVVIGGVSGHDILESIRLAVGIYSSNTHVNPLVPDYQDTNVSIKVVKIIQSYTKIVNRVIWNK, translated from the coding sequence GTGAACAAATTGAAAGTAATGACGATCCTTGGCACGAGGCCGGAGATCATCCGTTTGGCGTCGGTCATCAAAGCCTGCGATCTATACTTTGATCATGTCTTTGTGCATACGGGCCAAAACTGGGATCCCCAGCTCAATGACGTTTTCTTCGAAGATCTGCAGCTTAGAAAACCCGATTATTATTTGAACGTAGTCGGCAAAAATCTAGGAGAAACAATCGGCAACGTTATTTCACACTCCTACGATTTGATGGTACAGGTACGACCGGATGCCGTGCTGCTGTTAGGCGATACAAATAGTGCGCTGAGCGCGATTTCCGCCAAAAGATTGAAAGTTCCGATCTATCATATGGAAGCGGGCAATCGCTGCTTCGATCAGAATGTTCCGGAGGAAACAAACCGCCGGATTGTCGATCACATCAGTGATGTGAACTTACCTTATACGGAGCATAGCAGAAGGTATTTACTCGCAGAGGGCGTTCGCAAGGAACATATTTTTGTGACAGGCTCCCCGCTCCCCGAAGTATTCGCTCAATTCAAGCATGAAGTGGACAACAGAGATATTTTATCCCAGCTCGGCTTGGAGCAGCAGAAATATATCGTGCTCAGCGCGCACCGTGAGGAAAATTTGGATATTGATGAGCGTTTTACCTCCCTGATTGAAGGCATTAACTACGTTGCCGAGAATCTTCAGCTTCCCGTCATCTATTCCGCCCATCCTAGATCGCTCAAAAAACTGCAGGATAAGCAATTGCAGCTCCATCCCCTCGTTCGTATTCACCAGCCGTTTGGTTTCCTAGATTACAACCACCTGCAGCAGCATGCCTACTGTGTTCTCTCCGACAGCGGAACGTTAAGCGAAGAATCTGCCATTCTCAATTTCCCCGGCGTATTAATTCGAACCAGTACGGAGAGGCCGGAGGTGCTGGATAAAGGGACCGTCGTTATTGGAGGCGTATCCGGTCATGATATTTTGGAATCCATTCGACTCGCGGTTGGCATTTACTCCAGTAACACTCACGTAAACCCATTGGTTCCAGATTATCAGGATACGAATGTTTCCATTAAGGTTGTCAAAATTATTCAGAGCTATACCAAAATCGTTAATAGAGTCATCTGGAATAA